In Zea mays cultivar B73 chromosome 7, Zm-B73-REFERENCE-NAM-5.0, whole genome shotgun sequence, the following proteins share a genomic window:
- the LOC109941112 gene encoding uncharacterized protein translates to MLKFPDRYAANIKRTVNLDTNKLNGLKAHDYHILMERLMPVMFRGYLKPPLWKMIAELSYIYRHICAKHISKKLMIQFEKQIAVLVCKMEKVFPPGFMNVMQHLLVHLPYEALVGGPVQFRWMYSQERELKKLRATVRNKARVEGCIAEAFAAKEITIFSSQYLSHTNNVNAQSTRYHTEEEGPSTDLSVFLWKGKGVGASTAHYVDIRERNFTMLYLYTNMEELDPYFEMFDSIYLAGHKPTPKELDNLRMKGMNGGPCFVEWFHEHCKKLDSLVSDDLRQISHGQLKARKYSRYDINGYRFRTSKLEKIRPQAATTNSGVVATATNADGGTHDYYGVLQDITEYTLGGAKEFMFVLFDCEWFDPQQTREDEFGIVERNRCTI, encoded by the exons ATGTTGAAGTTTCCAGACCGCTATGCAGCTAACATAAAACGTACTGTTAACCTCGACACTAATAAATTAAATGGTTTGAAGGCTCACGATTACCATATTTTGATGGAAAGACTTATGCCGGTAATGTTCCGTGGCTATTTGAAGCCTCCTCTGTGGAAGATGATTGCTGAACTTAGTTACATATATAGACATATATGTGCTAAGCATATCTCAAAGAAATTGATGATTCAATTTGAGAAACAAATCGCGGTGCTTGTATGCAAGATGGAAAAAGTATTTCCGCCTGGATTTatgaatgtgatgcaacatttgcTAGTGCACTTACCTTATGAAGCATTGGTAGGAGGACCAGTGCAGTTCCGATGGATGTATAGTCAAGAAAGAGAATTGAAAAAACTTAGAGCTACTGTGCGGAACAAAGCAAGGGTTGAGGGGTGTATCGCAGAGGCCTTTGCAGCTAAAGAGATCACAATCTTCTCAAGTCAGTATTTATCACACACTAACAACGTGAATGCTCAGTCAACACGGTATCATACTGAAGAAGAAGGTCCTTCGACCGACCTTAGTGTTTTTCTATGGAAGGGGAAAGGGGTCGGGGCTTCTACTGCACATTATGTTGACATAAGAGAGCGTAATTTCACCATGCTCTACTTGTACACCAACATGGAGGAACTTGATCCAtactttgaaatgtttgattCCATATATTTAGCTGGCCACAAACCTACACCAAAGGAACTGGATAATCTACGTATGAAAGGGATGAATGGAGGTCCATGTTTCGTTGAATGGTTCCACGAGCAT TGTAAGAAACTGGACTCTCTAGTCTCGGATGATTTGCGACAGATATCACATGGTCAGTTGAAAGCAAGAAAATATAGCCGCTATGATattaatggataccgttttcgaacATCAAAATTAGAAAAAATCCGCCCGCAGGCAGCCACGACAAACAGTGGAGTAGTAGCAACTGCCACAAATGCAGACGGAGGCACTCATGACTATTATGGTGTTCTTCAAGACATAACGGAGTACACTCTTGGTGGGGCCAAAGAGTTCATGTTTGTGTTATTTGATTGTGAATGGTTTGATCCTCAACAAACACGAGAGGATGAATTTGGAATTGTGGAG CGCAACAGGTGTACTATCTAA